In Ruminococcaceae bacterium BL-6, a genomic segment contains:
- the walR gene encoding Transcriptional regulatory protein WalR yields MKRILVAEDEQAIREFVVINLKRAGYEVTEAENGEQALELYERENGAFDVAVLDIMMPGAYDGLAVCRELRQKSGSIGIILLTARTQEMDKVSGLMMGADDYVTKPFSPSELVARVDAVYRRVALEEMRTENNFKEEIRSGDFSLNLRNRALMKKGVPVELTQVEFQIMEYFFSNPGKALDRTDILKHVWGDSYYGEEKIVDVNIRRLRMKVEDEPSNPKHIVTVWGLGYKWEA; encoded by the coding sequence ATGAAAAGAATACTGGTGGCGGAGGATGAACAGGCGATCCGCGAGTTTGTGGTCATCAATCTGAAGCGGGCGGGCTACGAGGTGACCGAGGCGGAAAACGGCGAGCAGGCCCTGGAGCTGTACGAGCGCGAAAACGGAGCGTTCGACGTGGCCGTTCTGGATATCATGATGCCGGGGGCCTACGACGGCCTTGCGGTCTGCCGGGAGCTGCGCCAGAAGAGCGGCTCCATCGGCATCATCCTGCTGACGGCGCGCACGCAGGAAATGGATAAGGTGAGCGGGCTGATGATGGGCGCGGACGATTATGTGACGAAGCCGTTCAGCCCCAGCGAGCTCGTCGCGCGCGTGGATGCGGTGTACCGCCGCGTCGCGCTGGAGGAAATGCGCACCGAGAACAATTTCAAGGAGGAGATCCGCTCGGGCGATTTTTCGCTGAACCTGCGCAACCGGGCGCTGATGAAAAAGGGCGTGCCGGTCGAGCTGACGCAGGTGGAGTTCCAGATCATGGAGTATTTCTTTTCGAACCCCGGAAAGGCGCTGGACCGCACGGATATTCTGAAGCATGTGTGGGGCGACTCGTATTACGGCGAGGAGAAAATCGTGGATGTCAATATCCGCAGGCTGCGGATGAAGGTGGAGGATGAACCCTCGAACCCGAAACATATCGTGACCGTATGGGGACTGGGCTATAAATGGGAAGCCTGA
- the gpo gene encoding Glutathione peroxidase, with translation MSVYDYSYQSMEGKKVSLREYAGKVLVLVNTASKCGFTPQYEGLEKLYRKYRDQGLMVVGFPCNQFYQQEPGTNEEVQSFCKLRYGVTFPLSQKIEVRGENAHPLYRYLTSHTKFQGIGDKPEHQDFGKLLQKLYGKDVNDSSIKWNFTKFLIDRSGEIAGRFEPTTTPDEMEAAVKGCL, from the coding sequence ATGTCTGTCTATGATTATTCCTACCAGTCCATGGAAGGGAAAAAGGTGTCGCTCCGCGAGTATGCCGGAAAAGTGCTGGTGCTGGTGAACACCGCCAGCAAATGCGGCTTTACCCCGCAGTACGAGGGGCTGGAAAAGCTGTACCGGAAATACCGCGATCAGGGGCTTATGGTGGTCGGGTTCCCCTGCAACCAGTTTTATCAGCAGGAGCCGGGCACGAACGAAGAGGTCCAGTCGTTCTGCAAGCTGCGCTACGGCGTGACCTTCCCCCTTTCGCAGAAAATCGAGGTGCGCGGCGAAAACGCCCATCCGCTTTACCGCTATCTGACCTCCCATACAAAGTTTCAGGGCATCGGCGACAAGCCCGAGCATCAGGACTTCGGCAAGCTTCTTCAGAAGCTTTACGGAAAAGATGTGAACGACAGCTCCATCAAATGGAATTTCACAAAATTTCTGATCGACCGTTCGGGCGAAATCGCGGGCCGGTTCGAGCCTACCACGACCCCGGATGAGATGGAAGCCGCGGTGAAGGGGTGCCTGTGA
- the cadA gene encoding Cd(II), Zn(II) and Co(II) exporter (ATPase) (Evidence 2a : Function from experimental evidences in other organisms; PubMedId : 7721839, 8037745, 11934502, 11922674, 12644235, 12779235, 14663075, 16901659; Product type t : transporter), with protein MESAVKKEYFLDGLCCSHCAAGIEQEIRDLDGVRQASVDFPSKTLRVEYSGAERGEALVCRAETIAKRYNPDIVIKEKGISGPGKRTLFLNGLDCADCAAKIEREIRRIPGVTDASVDFASQRMTVSAGDGKDLPGILDEAVSAVKRLEPDVTVSFRKTEAGEDDSEKRKELFSRIGLCAGAALYACAMFFSFPPAAELALFLISFLLVGGEVLLKAAKNIRNGRVFDENFLMSVATIGAFAIGEFPEGVAVMLFYQVGELFQDYAVNRSRRSIESLMDIRPDFANLKTEDGVRRVSPEEVGTGSTIVIKPGEKIPLDGRVTEGRSSLNTSALTGESLPYDVGPGSDVLSGSINQSGVLTVEVTREFGESTVSRILDLVQNAGSKKAPAENFITKFARYYTPAVVGAALVLAVVPPLVIPGAVFSDWIYRALAFLVVSCPCALVISIPLSFFGGIGGASRNGILIKGSNYLEALNRTETVVFDKTGTLTKGSFTVTRTVPASGFTEQQLLDYAAHAEGSSNHPIALSIRRAYGAAVDAGRVSEQEELAGRGVRVKVDGKTVLAGNAGMMEDADIAFEVPDESGTVVFLAVDGAYAGYLVISDEIKPDSRKAIPALKKAGVKTIAMLTGDNRAAAEKTAAELGIDTVYAGLLPAQKVERLELLDSRKSPKGKLLFVGDGINDAPVLARADIGVAMGGIGSDAAIEAADIVLMTDEPSKLVQALRIAAKTHRIVWQNIVFALAVKAVILVLAAFGIATMWEAVFGDVGVALIAVLNALRAMKDPGGKSV; from the coding sequence ATGGAATCGGCGGTGAAAAAGGAATACTTTCTGGACGGCCTGTGCTGCAGCCACTGCGCGGCCGGAATCGAGCAGGAGATCCGGGATCTGGACGGCGTCCGGCAGGCGTCGGTGGACTTTCCATCCAAGACGCTCCGCGTGGAATACAGCGGAGCGGAACGCGGCGAGGCGCTTGTGTGCCGGGCCGAAACCATCGCGAAGCGGTATAATCCGGACATCGTTATAAAGGAAAAGGGAATTTCCGGGCCCGGCAAGCGCACGTTGTTTCTCAACGGGCTGGACTGTGCGGACTGCGCGGCCAAAATCGAGCGGGAGATCCGCAGGATTCCGGGCGTAACGGATGCCAGCGTGGACTTTGCGTCACAGCGTATGACCGTTTCGGCCGGGGACGGCAAAGACCTTCCCGGTATTCTGGACGAGGCCGTCTCCGCCGTCAAGCGGCTGGAGCCGGACGTGACCGTTTCCTTTCGGAAAACGGAAGCCGGGGAGGACGATTCGGAAAAGAGGAAGGAGCTGTTTTCCCGTATCGGCCTGTGCGCCGGGGCAGCCCTTTACGCCTGCGCGATGTTCTTTTCGTTTCCCCCGGCGGCGGAGCTCGCCCTTTTTCTGATCAGCTTTCTGCTGGTGGGCGGCGAGGTGCTGCTGAAGGCCGCGAAAAACATCCGGAACGGACGGGTGTTCGACGAAAACTTCCTCATGTCCGTCGCCACCATCGGCGCGTTCGCGATCGGGGAATTCCCGGAGGGCGTGGCGGTCATGCTGTTTTACCAGGTCGGCGAGCTGTTCCAGGATTACGCGGTGAACCGCTCCCGCCGGTCCATCGAATCGCTGATGGACATCCGGCCCGATTTTGCGAACCTGAAAACGGAGGACGGCGTGCGCCGGGTCAGCCCCGAAGAGGTCGGAACCGGCAGCACCATCGTGATAAAGCCCGGCGAGAAGATCCCGCTGGACGGCCGCGTGACGGAAGGCCGCTCGTCCCTGAACACCTCGGCGCTCACGGGGGAATCCCTTCCGTACGACGTCGGGCCCGGCAGCGACGTGCTTTCCGGCTCCATCAACCAAAGCGGCGTGCTGACGGTTGAGGTCACCCGGGAATTCGGTGAATCCACCGTTTCCAGGATCCTCGACTTAGTGCAGAACGCCGGCAGCAAAAAAGCCCCGGCGGAAAACTTCATCACCAAATTCGCCCGCTACTACACCCCCGCCGTCGTGGGCGCGGCGCTGGTGCTCGCAGTCGTGCCGCCCCTCGTGATCCCCGGCGCCGTCTTTTCCGACTGGATCTACCGGGCGCTGGCGTTTCTGGTCGTCTCGTGCCCGTGCGCGCTCGTCATCTCGATTCCCCTGAGCTTTTTCGGCGGCATCGGCGGCGCCTCCAGAAACGGCATCCTGATTAAGGGCAGCAACTATCTTGAAGCGCTGAACCGCACGGAAACCGTCGTGTTCGACAAGACCGGGACGCTGACGAAGGGGAGCTTCACCGTGACCAGGACGGTGCCCGCATCCGGATTCACCGAACAGCAGCTTCTGGACTACGCCGCCCACGCGGAAGGCTCTTCGAATCACCCGATCGCGCTCTCCATCCGCCGGGCATACGGCGCCGCCGTCGACGCCGGCCGGGTTTCGGAGCAGGAGGAGCTCGCGGGGCGCGGGGTCCGCGTCAAAGTGGATGGGAAAACCGTTCTGGCCGGGAACGCCGGAATGATGGAGGATGCGGATATCGCCTTTGAAGTTCCCGACGAAAGCGGCACGGTCGTGTTTCTCGCGGTGGACGGCGCCTATGCCGGATATCTCGTGATCTCGGACGAAATCAAGCCCGACAGCCGGAAGGCGATCCCCGCCCTGAAAAAAGCCGGGGTGAAAACCATCGCGATGCTGACCGGCGACAACCGCGCGGCGGCCGAGAAGACCGCGGCGGAGCTCGGCATCGACACGGTTTACGCGGGCCTGCTGCCCGCCCAGAAGGTGGAGCGCCTGGAGTTGCTCGACAGCCGGAAATCGCCGAAAGGAAAGCTCCTGTTCGTTGGCGACGGCATCAACGACGCGCCGGTGCTGGCCCGCGCCGACATTGGTGTCGCGATGGGCGGGATCGGCTCCGACGCCGCCATTGAGGCGGCGGACATCGTGCTGATGACCGACGAACCCTCCAAGCTGGTGCAGGCGCTGCGGATCGCCGCGAAAACGCACCGCATCGTGTGGCAGAACATCGTTTTCGCCCTTGCCGTCAAGGCCGTGATCCTGGTGCTGGCCGCTTTCGGCATCGCAACCATGTGGGAAGCGGTGTTCGGCGACGTCGGCGTCGCGCTGATCGCGGTTCTGAACGCGCTGCGCGCGATGAAGGACCCCGGCGGAAAATCCGTTTGA
- a CDS encoding VCBS repeat-containing protein, whose translation MRKGKAAAAAGAVAFAVLLSGCAMAGLDPQTLMRPPRSTGDRESIHQVLEKKTNNRLNLQYPRRGDYRSAILMHDLSEDGSEEAVGLYQATDTETGIVFMEGKNGKWRETGSFQNSASQVDKVCFGDVDRDGRDDVVVGWGNALNHTSSISIYSDKNGKISELSYAQPYSEFEVSDFDGDGYDEIFTAVVSTPEQAAIARLLRVTDNMVETIGSAHLDTGVTKYMGVTAGKINEKQYGIVLDGAKSGGNYVTEILYWDQKDKLLQAPFFDAGSLSANYTLRSTDVVSKDINHDSLIEIPIVNPLPGYTAPAPDETCYVTSWHRYDSESNTLVRAMSMVIDKEDGYWFLIPDMWRGKITDKLDRETRTLTFYEWLPGPGGKDGAVGQALLKIRAFSKKDWDGGTASAGFYKLEEQNAVVYAVSVLQPDNALSLRLNDIQSSFKLISSQD comes from the coding sequence ATGAGGAAGGGTAAGGCAGCGGCAGCGGCTGGGGCGGTGGCGTTTGCCGTGCTGCTTTCGGGGTGCGCCATGGCGGGGCTCGACCCCCAGACCCTGATGCGCCCGCCCCGGTCCACCGGGGACCGGGAAAGCATCCACCAGGTGCTGGAAAAAAAGACGAACAACCGCCTGAACCTTCAGTATCCCCGCCGCGGGGATTACCGCTCCGCCATTCTGATGCACGACCTTTCGGAAGACGGATCGGAAGAGGCCGTCGGCCTTTACCAGGCCACGGATACGGAGACCGGAATCGTTTTTATGGAAGGCAAAAACGGAAAATGGAGGGAGACCGGCTCGTTCCAGAATTCCGCTTCCCAGGTGGACAAGGTCTGCTTCGGGGATGTCGACCGCGACGGGCGCGACGATGTGGTGGTGGGCTGGGGAAACGCTTTGAACCACACCTCGTCCATCAGCATCTATTCCGATAAAAACGGAAAGATTTCGGAGCTTTCGTATGCGCAGCCGTACAGCGAATTCGAAGTGAGCGATTTCGACGGCGACGGATACGACGAGATCTTCACCGCCGTCGTTTCCACGCCGGAACAGGCCGCCATCGCGCGGCTTCTGCGCGTGACCGACAATATGGTGGAGACCATCGGCTCGGCGCACCTGGACACGGGCGTCACGAAATATATGGGCGTCACGGCGGGGAAGATCAACGAAAAGCAGTACGGCATCGTGCTGGACGGCGCGAAAAGCGGCGGCAATTATGTGACCGAGATCCTTTACTGGGATCAGAAGGACAAGCTGCTTCAGGCCCCGTTTTTCGACGCGGGCTCGCTTTCCGCGAACTATACCCTGCGCAGCACCGACGTCGTGTCGAAGGATATCAACCACGACAGCCTGATCGAGATTCCCATCGTCAACCCGCTGCCGGGCTATACCGCCCCGGCGCCGGACGAGACCTGCTATGTCACGAGCTGGCACCGGTACGACAGCGAAAGCAACACGCTGGTGCGCGCGATGAGCATGGTCATCGACAAGGAGGACGGCTACTGGTTCCTGATCCCCGACATGTGGCGTGGGAAAATCACGGATAAGCTGGACCGGGAGACGCGGACGCTCACCTTTTACGAGTGGCTTCCCGGCCCCGGCGGAAAAGACGGGGCTGTCGGCCAGGCGCTGCTGAAAATCCGGGCGTTTTCCAAAAAGGACTGGGATGGCGGAACCGCTTCCGCCGGATTCTACAAGCTTGAGGAGCAGAACGCCGTCGTTTACGCGGTGTCGGTTCTTCAGCCGGACAACGCGCTGTCGCTGCGCCTGAACGATATTCAGAGCAGCTTTAAGCTGATTTCTTCACAGGATTGA
- a CDS encoding Cadmium efflux system accessory protein yields MKETEPFLDKCDCTIIHEDVVERVRGEMPDEELLFDLADLFKVFGDSTRVKIICGLFAAELCVCDIAALLGMTQSAISHQLRVLKQARLVKSRRAGKVVYYSLDDEHIKAIFNQGLNHIKEK; encoded by the coding sequence ATGAAGGAAACCGAACCGTTTCTCGACAAATGCGACTGCACCATCATCCACGAGGACGTCGTGGAGCGGGTGCGCGGGGAAATGCCGGATGAAGAGCTTCTGTTCGACCTTGCCGACCTGTTCAAGGTGTTCGGGGATTCCACGCGGGTCAAAATCATCTGCGGGCTTTTCGCCGCCGAGCTCTGCGTATGCGACATCGCGGCCCTGCTGGGGATGACGCAGTCGGCCATCTCCCATCAGCTCAGGGTGCTGAAGCAGGCAAGGCTGGTCAAATCCCGCCGCGCCGGAAAGGTCGTCTACTATTCCCTCGACGACGAGCACATCAAGGCAATTTTCAATCAGGGGTTAAACCATATTAAAGAGAAATAG
- the ohrR gene encoding Organic hydroperoxide resistance transcriptional regulator, with product MKEERRGLLRLDRQLCFALYACSKEIIRRYKPLLQPHGMTYTQYIAMLALWERDDISVTELGERLLLDSGTLTPLLKKMEKAGLLERRRSPQDERSVRILLTDRGRRLKDEFAAVPEEMLCATGLTAEQADRLKTELCGLTMRLRKDEGEGG from the coding sequence TTGAAAGAGGAGCGGAGGGGCCTGCTCCGGCTGGACCGCCAGCTTTGTTTTGCGCTTTATGCCTGTTCGAAGGAGATCATCCGGCGCTACAAGCCGCTGCTTCAGCCGCACGGGATGACGTACACGCAGTATATCGCCATGCTGGCGCTGTGGGAGCGGGATGATATCAGCGTGACGGAGCTGGGGGAAAGGCTGCTGCTCGATTCCGGCACGCTGACCCCGCTTCTGAAGAAAATGGAAAAGGCGGGGCTTCTGGAGCGGCGGCGCAGCCCGCAGGATGAGCGGAGCGTCAGAATCCTTCTGACGGACAGGGGGAGACGCCTGAAAGACGAATTCGCCGCGGTGCCGGAAGAGATGCTGTGCGCGACCGGCCTGACCGCCGAACAGGCGGACAGGCTGAAAACGGAGCTGTGCGGGCTCACGATGCGCCTGCGGAAAGACGAAGGGGAAGGCGGGTAA